A part of Deltaproteobacteria bacterium genomic DNA contains:
- the thiS gene encoding sulfur carrier protein ThiS, whose protein sequence is MELQVNGEAKSVPEGTTVAALLELLDVRAARVAVEVNAEVVKKADYGARVLRAGEQVEIVAFVGGG, encoded by the coding sequence ATGGAGCTCCAGGTGAACGGCGAGGCGAAGAGCGTGCCCGAGGGGACGACCGTCGCCGCGCTGCTGGAGCTCTTGGACGTCCGAGCGGCGCGCGTGGCCGTGGAGGTGAACGCCGAGGTGGTGAAGAAGGCGGATTACGGCGCGCGCGTGCTGAGGGCGGGTGAGCAGGTGGAGATCGTGGCGTTCGTGGGCGGCGGATGA
- a CDS encoding Crp/Fnr family transcriptional regulator, translating to MPQRIDWLKRVSIFSDLDEPSLASLETLFKERTFEKEAVVVGQEDPGDSLYVLTEGRVKVVLFGPSGREVILSVFKPGEFFGEMSLLDNQPRSANVIALEPSKMLVLERSAFAKHLQAHPKTALNVLAEMSKRLRRADAIIGNLALLDVFGRVARFLRELAKTDGKEVNEGIEITKRPTQAEIAAMIGTSRETVSRALSEFQRRGFLDMTGKRIVLRHGFENERFND from the coding sequence ATGCCGCAGCGGATCGACTGGCTCAAGCGCGTCTCCATCTTCTCCGACCTGGACGAGCCTTCGCTCGCCTCGCTGGAGACGCTCTTCAAGGAAAGAACCTTCGAGAAGGAAGCGGTGGTCGTGGGTCAGGAAGATCCCGGCGACTCGCTCTACGTGCTCACCGAAGGCCGGGTGAAGGTGGTGCTCTTCGGGCCCAGCGGGCGCGAGGTCATCCTCAGCGTCTTCAAGCCGGGCGAGTTCTTCGGCGAGATGAGCCTGCTCGACAACCAGCCGCGCTCGGCCAACGTCATCGCCCTGGAGCCCAGCAAGATGCTGGTGCTGGAGCGCTCCGCCTTCGCCAAGCACCTCCAGGCGCACCCCAAGACCGCGCTCAACGTGCTCGCGGAGATGAGCAAGCGCCTGCGCCGCGCCGACGCCATCATCGGCAACCTGGCCCTCCTCGACGTCTTCGGCCGCGTGGCCCGCTTCCTCCGCGAGCTCGCCAAGACCGACGGCAAGGAGGTGAACGAGGGCATCGAGATCACCAAGCGGCCCACGCAGGCGGAGATCGCCGCGATGATCGGCACCTCGCGCGAGACGGTGAGCCGCGCCCTGAGCGAGTTCCAGCGCCGCGGCTTCCTGGACATGACGGGCAAGCGCATCGTGCTCCGCCACGGCTTCGAGAACGAGCGCTTCAACGACTAG
- a CDS encoding class I fructose-bisphosphate aldolase: MMTDRVRQILSWYAGESPGVLSNLARMLNTGTLAGTGKMVILPVDQGFEHGPARSFGPNPPSYDPDYHFQLAIDSGCNAYAAPLGFLEAGAAKFAGQIPLILKVNNSDTLGRKGIEPISAVTSGVKDALRLGCAAIGYTIYPGSGERNRMYEDLRELIREARDVGLPTVVWAYPRGAGVPKEAEQGVDICGYAVQISAQLGAHVIKVKPPKDVFGQEEAKKAFEKAGISTKTMADRVKHAVQSAFNGKRIVIFSGGEAKGTPELLEEIKGLRDGGAFGSIMGRNAFQRPHDEAVKLLKDVMKIFAS; this comes from the coding sequence ATGATGACCGACCGCGTTCGCCAGATCCTCTCGTGGTACGCCGGCGAGAGCCCGGGCGTGCTCTCCAACCTCGCGCGCATGCTCAACACCGGCACCCTGGCCGGCACGGGCAAGATGGTGATCCTCCCGGTGGACCAGGGCTTCGAGCACGGCCCGGCGCGCAGCTTTGGCCCCAACCCGCCCTCGTATGACCCGGACTACCACTTCCAGCTCGCCATCGACTCCGGCTGCAACGCCTACGCGGCCCCGCTGGGCTTTTTGGAGGCGGGCGCGGCCAAGTTCGCCGGGCAGATCCCGCTCATCTTGAAGGTGAACAACTCCGACACCCTGGGCCGCAAGGGCATCGAGCCCATCAGCGCGGTCACCAGCGGCGTGAAGGACGCGCTCCGCCTGGGCTGCGCCGCCATCGGCTACACGATCTATCCCGGCTCGGGTGAGCGCAACCGCATGTACGAGGACCTCCGCGAGCTCATCCGCGAGGCGCGCGACGTGGGTCTGCCCACGGTGGTGTGGGCCTACCCGCGCGGCGCGGGCGTGCCCAAGGAGGCCGAGCAGGGCGTCGACATCTGCGGCTACGCGGTGCAGATCTCCGCGCAGCTCGGCGCGCACGTCATCAAGGTGAAGCCGCCCAAGGACGTGTTCGGCCAGGAGGAGGCGAAGAAGGCCTTCGAGAAGGCGGGCATTTCCACCAAGACCATGGCCGACCGCGTGAAGCACGCGGTGCAGAGCGCCTTCAACGGCAAGCGCATCGTGATCTTCTCGGGCGGCGAGGCCAAGGGCACGCCGGAGCTCCTGGAGGAGATCAAGGGCCTGCGCGACGGCGGCGCGTTCGGCAGCATCATGGGCCGCAACGCCTTCCAGCGCCCACACGACGAGGCCGTGAAGCTGCTCAAGGACGTGATGAAGATCTTCGCGAGCTGA
- a CDS encoding diacylglycerol kinase family protein: MDLSKQPPLPDRQPGWVGAFLHAWDGLVWTTAYQRNMKFHVLAAVLVGCVGSGIPLGLPEKVTLVFCVMLVFFSEVINSALEALVDLHTERYHDLAKVAKDTAAAGVLVLSIGTFVVFAVILDNDWHIVMGHPQEVLRQLAVGTPLAALGATLPWKRPRPHIFDALAFFAALALWVATGSWTASPVFSAMIASLLCLQAAAAYELRWRRKA; the protein is encoded by the coding sequence ATGGATCTGTCCAAACAACCGCCCCTCCCTGACCGCCAACCTGGCTGGGTGGGCGCGTTCCTGCACGCCTGGGACGGCCTGGTCTGGACCACGGCCTACCAGCGCAACATGAAGTTCCACGTGCTGGCGGCGGTGCTGGTGGGCTGCGTGGGCAGCGGCATTCCGCTGGGCTTGCCGGAGAAGGTCACCCTGGTGTTCTGCGTGATGCTGGTCTTCTTCTCCGAGGTCATCAACAGCGCGCTCGAGGCGCTGGTGGATCTGCACACCGAGCGCTACCACGACCTCGCCAAGGTGGCGAAGGACACCGCCGCCGCGGGCGTGCTGGTCTTGAGCATCGGCACCTTCGTCGTCTTCGCGGTGATCCTCGACAACGACTGGCACATCGTCATGGGCCACCCGCAGGAGGTGCTGCGCCAGCTCGCGGTGGGCACGCCCCTGGCGGCGCTCGGCGCCACGCTGCCGTGGAAGCGGCCGCGCCCCCACATCTTCGACGCCCTCGCCTTCTTCGCCGCCCTGGCGCTCTGGGTGGCCACCGGCTCGTGGACGGCCAGCCCCGTCTTCAGCGCGATGATCGCCAGCCTGCTCTGCCTGCAGGCCGCGGCGGCGTACGAGCTGCGCTGGCGCAGGAAGGCCTGA
- a CDS encoding exo-alpha-sialidase, with the protein MRARNVVVAGLLTLAGCKGCKQTPPPQPKVQPESSAAPSKAPPANFALVSQRSGDDGDFGKGLSLAFDGAGAPLLAWVQRDPQNAADAQSDAIMFAGWDAQKKVFRAPVRVAPRRITNDTANRPLGFARDDKSGTLLITFDTEADGHDRIALATSKDGGATWKTGMLPAEAGTPRANQCAVAAAGGQAHVIWVGEPGILYTHAAVDADPASWPAPKILPQPKGVEGVHARANPSIAVDSKGSPGVAYGTGSKDEGVQVRFYFVRPGDAEPTKVLDVKNQNDDFDARLVFAGTNPRIAIAAAMNDMGDPPDAWSVKSDDGGKTWSKALAIPADGNHSLARSVSFALSPTGKAAFTAGIRAGNNDDSKCKDPVLSRGDLSSWSTCSPAPSADFFFQADFPVVAFHGEKLAMAFVNNNPEAMAKGIVYWTE; encoded by the coding sequence ATGCGCGCACGCAACGTGGTGGTGGCAGGACTTCTGACGCTCGCAGGCTGCAAGGGCTGCAAGCAGACGCCGCCTCCGCAGCCGAAGGTGCAGCCGGAGTCGTCGGCTGCGCCGAGCAAGGCCCCGCCGGCCAACTTCGCGCTGGTGTCGCAGCGCTCCGGCGACGACGGCGACTTCGGCAAGGGCCTCTCGCTCGCCTTCGACGGCGCCGGCGCGCCCCTGCTGGCCTGGGTGCAGCGCGACCCGCAGAACGCCGCCGACGCCCAGTCCGACGCCATCATGTTCGCGGGCTGGGACGCGCAGAAGAAGGTGTTCCGCGCGCCGGTGCGCGTGGCCCCGCGCCGCATCACCAACGACACCGCGAACCGCCCGCTCGGCTTCGCCCGCGATGACAAGAGCGGCACGCTCCTCATCACCTTCGACACCGAAGCCGACGGACATGACCGGATCGCGCTCGCCACCTCCAAGGACGGCGGCGCCACCTGGAAGACGGGCATGCTGCCCGCCGAAGCGGGAACGCCCCGCGCGAACCAGTGCGCCGTCGCCGCCGCGGGCGGGCAGGCGCACGTCATCTGGGTGGGCGAGCCGGGCATCCTCTACACGCACGCGGCCGTCGACGCCGACCCGGCGAGCTGGCCCGCGCCCAAGATCCTGCCGCAGCCCAAGGGCGTCGAAGGCGTCCACGCGCGCGCGAACCCGAGCATCGCCGTCGATTCCAAGGGAAGCCCGGGCGTCGCGTACGGGACGGGCAGCAAGGACGAAGGCGTCCAGGTGCGCTTCTACTTCGTGCGCCCCGGCGACGCCGAGCCCACCAAGGTCCTCGACGTGAAGAACCAGAACGACGACTTCGACGCGCGGCTGGTCTTTGCGGGCACCAACCCGCGCATCGCCATCGCCGCGGCCATGAACGACATGGGCGACCCGCCCGACGCCTGGAGCGTGAAGAGCGACGACGGCGGCAAGACCTGGTCCAAGGCGCTGGCCATCCCCGCCGACGGCAACCACTCGCTGGCCCGGAGCGTCTCGTTCGCGCTCAGCCCCACGGGCAAGGCCGCGTTCACCGCGGGCATCCGCGCGGGCAACAACGACGACTCCAAGTGCAAGGACCCGGTGCTCTCGCGCGGCGACCTCTCCAGCTGGAGCACCTGCAGCCCCGCGCCGAGCGCCGACTTCTTCTTCCAGGCCGACTTCCCGGTGGTCGCCTTCCACGGCGAGAAGCTCGCCATGGCCTTCGTGAACAACAACCCAGAGGCCATGGCCAAGGGCATCGTCTACTGGACCGAGTAG